The following coding sequences lie in one Paenibacillus durus ATCC 35681 genomic window:
- a CDS encoding branched-chain amino acid transporter permease, translating into MSMTLLERMITIGMVVLGTMMTRFIPFLIFPSGRPTPKYVKYLGNVLPSAALGLLVVYSVRDVNLMSGNHGIPELISIAVVALVHIWRKNMLFSIVSGTVVYMVLVQLLF; encoded by the coding sequence ATGTCAATGACATTATTGGAGCGCATGATTACAATTGGAATGGTTGTTTTGGGAACCATGATGACCAGATTTATTCCTTTTCTTATTTTTCCGTCAGGCCGGCCTACACCAAAGTATGTAAAGTACCTTGGAAACGTATTGCCTTCAGCGGCTCTGGGGTTATTAGTAGTCTATAGTGTCAGGGATGTAAACCTAATGTCCGGCAACCACGGAATACCCGAACTGATTTCGATTGCTGTGGTTGCTTTGGTCCATATTTGGAGGAAAAATATGCTTTTTTCTATTGTGAGCGGTACGGTCGTCTATATGGTGTTGGTTCAATTGTTATTTTGA
- a CDS encoding ABC transporter ATP-binding protein, with translation MKYIKWIWNHLMMIRSGFQLAIVLLILESFFGVASVYVQKYIIDDLFMQQKFELLPVLLSVYAVIFICSAILFVATPYTFVRNEYIITKVMTKNMFSRLFRFPISIFQKERAARFVQNLNSDVLDTGSLVSYLTPTGIRSMFEALIMLAIVGYSSIWVMVCILAVCLLYIGNACFFAKRIKRAAAVVLEKRTDLTVHLEEGISSTREVVAFHRTEWESNRYQALFKKYFDAILQEGRTVNLQMLFSEPLRWGVSVAVVAVGGYQLMEGRLSLGTFVVVLQLVLQIMEKIHWLFGYVMMMIARFALIDRIEDFNEIPQIDYGTKPLSGEVQSIHFRNVSFAYEDKNILNGLTAALPVGKKIAFVGASGGGKSTVAQLLTRFYNPSEGEILVNGIPLTDIRRQDWMSRIAIVFQEPYLLADTIRQNVLFGREDTDEQLIGVLQDAQLLDTVMKLPNKLDETIGERGIQLSGGQRQRLALARAMLRDPDILILDEATSALDMETERKVQQLLDDKRSGRTTIIIAHRLSTVMNADIIFVMKDGQVVEEGTHEELLREGDLYPELVRTFEREAKDLASA, from the coding sequence ATGAAATATATCAAATGGATATGGAATCATCTCATGATGATCAGAAGCGGCTTTCAATTGGCCATCGTCCTGCTCATTCTGGAAAGTTTCTTCGGCGTCGCTTCCGTTTACGTGCAAAAGTACATCATCGACGATCTCTTCATGCAGCAAAAGTTCGAGCTTCTGCCCGTTCTGCTCAGTGTTTACGCCGTTATTTTCATCTGTAGTGCCATCTTGTTCGTCGCCACGCCGTATACGTTTGTCCGAAATGAATATATCATTACGAAAGTCATGACCAAAAACATGTTCAGCCGGTTGTTCCGCTTCCCCATCTCTATTTTCCAAAAGGAGAGAGCCGCCAGATTTGTCCAGAACCTGAACAGTGATGTGCTGGATACGGGTTCTCTGGTCAGCTACCTTACACCCACCGGGATCAGGAGTATGTTTGAAGCGCTCATCATGCTTGCTATTGTTGGCTACTCCAGCATTTGGGTCATGGTATGCATCCTGGCCGTATGCTTGCTGTATATCGGAAATGCCTGTTTCTTTGCAAAAAGGATCAAGAGAGCGGCAGCCGTCGTGCTGGAAAAGCGGACCGATCTGACCGTTCATCTGGAGGAAGGAATCTCCTCGACACGGGAGGTCGTTGCCTTTCACAGGACCGAATGGGAGTCAAACCGCTATCAAGCCTTGTTTAAAAAATACTTTGACGCGATCCTGCAGGAAGGGCGGACCGTCAACCTTCAGATGCTGTTCAGCGAGCCCCTGCGGTGGGGAGTTTCCGTTGCGGTTGTAGCCGTAGGCGGATATCAGTTGATGGAAGGCAGACTGAGCCTCGGCACCTTCGTGGTTGTCCTGCAACTGGTGCTGCAAATTATGGAGAAAATCCATTGGCTGTTTGGTTACGTCATGATGATGATCGCGCGATTCGCTCTAATCGACCGCATCGAAGACTTCAATGAAATACCGCAAATCGATTACGGGACGAAACCGCTCAGCGGCGAGGTTCAATCCATTCATTTCCGGAACGTCAGCTTCGCTTATGAGGACAAAAATATACTTAACGGCCTTACCGCCGCCCTGCCTGTTGGAAAGAAAATCGCATTCGTCGGAGCAAGCGGCGGCGGCAAATCGACGGTAGCCCAACTGCTTACCCGCTTCTACAATCCAAGCGAAGGCGAAATTCTGGTGAACGGCATTCCGCTTACCGATATTCGGCGCCAGGACTGGATGAGCAGGATTGCGATCGTATTCCAGGAGCCTTACCTGCTCGCCGATACGATCCGGCAGAACGTGCTGTTCGGCCGGGAGGACACGGATGAACAGCTTATCGGTGTGCTGCAGGACGCGCAGCTTCTGGATACGGTAATGAAGCTGCCGAACAAGCTGGATGAAACCATCGGGGAACGGGGCATTCAGCTCTCCGGTGGCCAGCGTCAGCGTCTTGCCTTGGCAAGGGCGATGCTGAGAGATCCCGATATTCTCATCCTGGATGAAGCGACCTCCGCCCTTGATATGGAGACGGAAAGGAAGGTGCAGCAGCTCCTGGATGACAAGCGTTCGGGACGGACAACGATCATCATTGCGCATCGGTTGTCCACGGTAATGAATGCCGACATCATCTTCGTCATGAAAGACGGGCAGGTCGTCGAGGAAGGCACCCATGAGGAACTGCTGCGGGAAGGCGACCTTTATCCGGAACTGGTTCGAACCTTCGAAAGAGAAGCGAAGGACTTGGCGAGTGCTTAA
- a CDS encoding ABC transporter ATP-binding protein, which yields MSQVSEAVAVNQADHPQERRFRLYLWVVSYLRPYAGQLTVIVLCGLIAAAGELVIPKMIEHLVDNIIPAKNKDAFTRMLLLLIGIVALSVCASLLRNLLQRAVGSKAARDLQFSVLQKLRKLGFSYYEQRPVGETLSLMNNQVHSVQELYTSFFPDMLELALFVILAVSVMVSGSLKLTLVAVPFFLIYYAVGPSLDRKTAKWNERMNEQRMDYNRKIHESVSGIRDFRAFSAEHWDLQRGLQLYQTVTDTTLKWVFFIHTRWSIRRVFFDAGAVALFIFGYWFIRNQTLTVGAFLSFFLIYSVVMFKLSSLIGNLAQQGMMLEQAHPIRRLMLLDPLVEEPEHPIAVGTISGQITFKGVGFRYPNRPPVIRDFTLDIRPGERLAIVGTSGNGKSTLLKLINRFYDPQEGRIELDGVPITRLSFQDLRGSIGYVFQESYLFGFSVRENIRFGRPEASDEEIEQAAKDAFADEFILQLPQGYDTLVGDRGMKLSGGQKQRISIARMLISNPKIVLLDEATSALDNVSEAEVKTALDRLFEGRTMIAVAHRLSTIKDFDRIVVMDEGTIAEIGTYEELMAREGVFYNLAQGQDQAEAITVDSEVTL from the coding sequence TTGAGTCAAGTTTCTGAAGCTGTGGCCGTAAATCAGGCCGATCATCCGCAGGAGCGCCGTTTCAGGCTTTATCTGTGGGTCGTATCCTATCTTCGGCCTTACGCGGGCCAACTTACGGTGATCGTGCTGTGCGGACTGATTGCCGCTGCGGGAGAATTGGTGATCCCGAAGATGATCGAACATCTGGTTGACAACATCATTCCGGCTAAGAACAAAGACGCTTTTACAAGGATGCTTCTCCTGCTCATTGGAATTGTGGCGCTCTCCGTCTGCGCTTCCCTGCTTCGTAATCTGCTTCAGAGAGCTGTTGGAAGCAAAGCCGCGCGTGACCTGCAGTTCTCCGTGCTTCAGAAGCTGCGTAAGCTTGGCTTTTCTTACTATGAACAGCGTCCTGTAGGCGAAACGCTCTCTTTAATGAACAATCAGGTGCATTCGGTGCAGGAGCTGTACACCAGCTTTTTTCCCGATATGCTGGAGCTTGCCCTGTTCGTAATTCTCGCCGTTTCCGTCATGGTGTCGGGCAGTCTCAAGCTAACCTTGGTTGCCGTCCCCTTCTTCCTGATCTACTATGCTGTAGGGCCGAGCCTTGATCGTAAGACCGCCAAGTGGAATGAACGCATGAATGAACAACGGATGGATTATAACCGCAAAATCCATGAATCGGTGTCAGGCATCCGCGACTTTCGGGCTTTTTCCGCAGAGCATTGGGATTTGCAGCGAGGGCTTCAGCTCTATCAGACTGTCACGGACACCACCTTGAAATGGGTGTTCTTCATACATACCCGCTGGAGCATCCGAAGGGTGTTCTTCGACGCCGGAGCGGTCGCGCTGTTCATATTCGGATATTGGTTTATCCGTAATCAGACGTTAACTGTAGGCGCGTTCCTTTCCTTTTTTCTCATTTACTCTGTCGTCATGTTTAAATTATCCAGTCTGATCGGCAATCTCGCGCAGCAAGGCATGATGCTGGAGCAGGCCCATCCGATTCGCAGGCTTATGCTGCTGGACCCCCTTGTGGAGGAACCGGAACATCCGATTGCCGTGGGAACGATAAGCGGCCAGATCACTTTCAAAGGAGTTGGTTTCCGCTACCCGAATCGCCCGCCGGTCATCAGGGATTTCACGCTGGACATCCGGCCCGGGGAGCGGTTGGCCATTGTCGGTACGAGCGGCAACGGAAAATCGACTTTACTCAAGCTGATCAACCGTTTTTACGATCCTCAGGAAGGCAGGATCGAGCTGGATGGCGTCCCCATCACCCGGCTGTCTTTTCAAGATTTAAGAGGAAGTATTGGTTATGTATTCCAGGAATCGTATCTGTTTGGCTTCTCCGTCAGAGAGAACATCCGGTTTGGACGGCCGGAGGCATCGGACGAAGAGATTGAGCAGGCCGCGAAAGATGCCTTTGCGGATGAATTCATCCTTCAGCTTCCGCAGGGCTATGACACTTTGGTCGGAGACCGCGGCATGAAGCTGTCTGGCGGACAGAAGCAAAGAATCTCGATTGCCCGCATGCTGATCTCAAATCCGAAAATTGTCCTGCTCGATGAAGCAACTTCCGCACTGGACAACGTGTCCGAGGCAGAGGTCAAGACGGCGCTGGATCGCCTCTTCGAAGGCCGTACGATGATCGCCGTTGCACACCGGTTATCAACCATCAAGGATTTTGACCGGATTGTAGTCATGGATGAGGGGACAATCGCAGAGATCGGTACCTATGAAGAGTTGATGGCCCGGGAAGGCGTCTTCTATAATTTGGCCCAGGGACAGGATCAGGCGGAAGCAATTACCGTTGATTCGGAGGTTACGCTATGA
- a CDS encoding aldo/keto reductase: protein MEFVQVSNTGLEASRIGLGTWAIGGWMWGGSDDAESIRTIHAALDRGINVIDTAPVYGFGHSEEVVGQAIQSYGKRDRILIATKAALEWVDGNVHRNATKQRILKEVDDSLQRLKTDYIDIYQIHWPDPLVPIEETAETMRQLLEQGKIRAIGVSNFTTAQMEAFRKIAPLHTDQPPYNLFEREIEKDVLPYCAEHQITTLLYGSLCRGLLSGRMKADAEFTGDDLRKVDPKFQAPRFGQYLDAVQKLDQFAQQNYGKRVIHLAVRWILAQPGAGIALWGARKPEQLAPVDEVMGWSLDQSALAEIDRIIEETVKEPVGPEFMAPPSRSK, encoded by the coding sequence ATGGAATTTGTACAGGTATCCAATACCGGGCTTGAAGCCTCGCGAATTGGTTTAGGCACTTGGGCAATCGGCGGCTGGATGTGGGGCGGTAGCGATGACGCGGAGTCCATTCGCACCATTCACGCCGCGCTGGATCGCGGAATTAATGTGATCGATACGGCGCCCGTATACGGTTTTGGCCATTCTGAGGAAGTGGTTGGACAAGCGATTCAATCCTATGGGAAACGGGATCGCATCCTGATCGCGACAAAAGCGGCGCTGGAGTGGGTCGATGGCAACGTACACCGCAACGCGACGAAGCAACGTATTTTGAAAGAAGTCGACGACTCTCTACAGCGTCTAAAAACCGATTATATTGACATTTATCAAATCCATTGGCCGGACCCATTAGTTCCAATAGAAGAAACAGCGGAAACGATGCGGCAACTATTGGAGCAGGGGAAAATTCGCGCGATTGGTGTCAGTAATTTCACAACCGCTCAAATGGAAGCATTCCGAAAGATCGCGCCGCTGCATACGGACCAGCCTCCCTATAATTTATTTGAGCGTGAAATTGAAAAGGACGTATTGCCTTACTGTGCGGAACATCAAATCACTACGCTGCTTTATGGAAGCTTGTGCCGAGGTTTATTAAGCGGACGCATGAAGGCAGATGCGGAATTTACAGGCGACGATCTGCGCAAAGTAGATCCGAAGTTCCAAGCCCCGCGTTTTGGGCAGTATCTCGACGCCGTGCAGAAACTCGATCAATTTGCTCAGCAAAATTACGGAAAACGTGTCATTCATCTGGCTGTCCGGTGGATTCTAGCTCAACCCGGCGCCGGCATCGCCCTTTGGGGGGCGCGTAAACCCGAGCAATTGGCCCCAGTGGACGAAGTGATGGGCTGGTCACTGGATCAAAGTGCTTTGGCAGAAATCGATCGTATTATCGAAGAAACGGTGAAGGAACCGGTCGGACCGGAATTTATGGCGCCTCCCAGCCGGTCTAAATAA
- a CDS encoding DUF1259 domain-containing protein has protein sequence MSISPLCRRFAEIFGAEPQVINGVCIATKLRTNIKVKILGRRSKGLFTLPFAISFESVGKDGRALCLGESVILTREINPFISRLRKAGIKVTALHNHWLFTNPNIWYIHWEAIQPPLVFARNVRNASSVLTNKPVGPFVCKPSGKKRKS, from the coding sequence TTGAGTATAAGTCCACTTTGTAGACGGTTCGCGGAGATTTTTGGCGCAGAACCTCAAGTCATTAATGGGGTATGTATAGCAACTAAGTTACGCACCAATATTAAGGTGAAAATATTAGGAAGACGTTCCAAAGGCTTGTTTACCCTTCCATTCGCTATTTCTTTCGAGAGTGTTGGCAAAGATGGCAGGGCATTATGTCTTGGGGAATCCGTTATTCTTACTCGGGAAATTAACCCATTTATCTCCAGGCTCCGTAAAGCAGGTATTAAAGTAACAGCCCTTCATAACCACTGGTTATTTACTAACCCGAACATTTGGTACATCCATTGGGAAGCTATCCAACCGCCGCTGGTATTCGCCAGAAATGTGCGGAACGCATCCAGTGTCCTGACGAACAAACCCGTAGGTCCATTTGTGTGTAAGCCTTCTGGTAAAAAAAGAAAATCATAG
- a CDS encoding radical SAM protein yields the protein MITRNVNACIRDIQKHRFQDGSGTQTVVHLKGCPLYCISCPDPEIRNPGVRLVWDPIRARHFEDGRIYSVQEVLELCLDTPDSLGKTAERVLLTGGEALMQHSFVYELLSRLKEREVHTAVETTGYVIQSQFTKLLPLIDHLIFNVKHYEREMHRKITGVYNDLIIENLRNSLNSPSEVEVRLTLIPGLNDRPEDAEGFSRLLQRIGVKQVQLLPFINQAAPSGRQKTPDNASPLSEVEMAAYQDALQSHHMDCS from the coding sequence GTGATAACGAGAAACGTAAACGCTTGCATTCGTGATATACAGAAACACCGCTTCCAGGACGGTTCCGGTACCCAAACGGTCGTCCATCTAAAGGGCTGTCCTCTGTACTGTATTTCGTGCCCCGATCCGGAAATCCGCAATCCCGGAGTCAGGCTGGTGTGGGACCCGATCAGAGCCAGACATTTCGAAGACGGAAGAATTTATTCCGTTCAGGAAGTTTTGGAGCTATGCCTCGACACTCCGGATTCCTTGGGAAAGACAGCAGAACGGGTCCTGTTGACTGGCGGAGAAGCCTTGATGCAGCATTCCTTTGTCTATGAACTGCTGTCACGCTTGAAGGAACGGGAAGTTCATACCGCAGTTGAAACTACCGGATATGTAATACAAAGTCAATTTACCAAGCTGCTCCCCTTAATCGATCATCTGATCTTCAACGTAAAACACTATGAACGTGAAATGCACAGAAAAATAACCGGAGTTTACAATGATCTAATTATTGAAAATTTACGGAATTCTCTCAACAGTCCAAGCGAGGTTGAGGTTCGGCTTACCCTTATTCCCGGATTGAACGACCGTCCGGAAGATGCGGAAGGATTTTCCAGACTGCTTCAGCGTATTGGTGTAAAACAGGTTCAGCTTCTCCCCTTCATCAACCAGGCAGCCCCGTCAGGGCGGCAGAAGACTCCAGACAACGCTTCACCGTTATCCGAGGTGGAAATGGCCGCGTATCAGGACGCCCTTCAGTCTCATCATATGGATTGCTCCTAA
- a CDS encoding DUF1259 domain-containing protein, translated as MTISPLCRRFAEIFGGTPQVINGVCVATKLRTNIKVKILGRRSKGFLTLPFGISFESMGKDGRALCLGETVILTREINPFISRLRKAGIKVTALHNHWLFTNPNIWYIHWEAIQPPLVFARNVRNASSVLTNQPVGPFVCKSSRKKGK; from the coding sequence ATGACTATAAGTCCACTTTGTAGACGGTTTGCGGAGATTTTTGGCGGAACACCTCAAGTTATCAATGGGGTATGTGTAGCAACTAAGTTACGTACTAATATTAAGGTAAAAATCTTAGGAAGACGTTCCAAGGGTTTTTTAACCCTGCCGTTCGGTATTTCTTTTGAGAGTATGGGTAAAGATGGCAGAGCATTATGTCTTGGGGAAACGGTGATTCTTACCCGGGAAATAAACCCGTTTATCTCCAGGCTCCGTAAAGCGGGTATTAAAGTAACCGCTCTTCATAACCACTGGTTATTTACAAACCCGAACATTTGGTACATTCATTGGGAAGCCATCCAACCGCCGCTGGTATTCGCCAGAAATGTACGGAACGCGTCGAGCGTTCTGACGAACCAACCCGTAGGTCCATTTGTTTGCAAGTCCTCTAGAAAAAAAGGTAAATGA
- a CDS encoding MFS transporter: protein MALIALLISAFAIGTTEFVIMGILPDVASDLHVTLSAAGLLVTGYALGVAIGGPVVTVCTGRLSRKSLLFSLMLIFVAGNLLAAVAPNYLILMLARVLASFSHGTFFGVGSIVATRLVPREKQASAIAMMFAGLTLANILGVPFGTFIGQIWGWRSTFWVVTALGILSLIGIALLVPRMQGDTLSDFRQEIRVLRSKQVMLALLMTILGFGGVFTAFTYIAPILTDITGFGARAVTPILLLFGVGMTIGNTVGGRMADWKLMPSITGMLALLTTVLAVFSLTSSYKIPAVLTVLVWGFASFTIVPAFQMRVLAKAQGSPSIASALNISSFNLANAGGAYLGGWVIDSGPGLGSLPWVAAAVTAAGLLVTLISWSLDQREAAPSMPAEHVQNL from the coding sequence TTGGCGCTTATTGCGCTCCTGATCAGCGCGTTCGCCATTGGCACAACCGAGTTTGTTATCATGGGAATTCTACCGGATGTAGCCAGTGATTTGCATGTCACTTTAAGCGCGGCGGGATTACTGGTTACCGGATATGCGCTGGGTGTCGCCATCGGCGGTCCGGTGGTCACTGTATGTACCGGCCGTCTGTCCCGCAAGTCACTGCTGTTCAGTCTGATGCTTATCTTCGTCGCAGGTAATCTCCTGGCAGCAGTAGCGCCCAATTATCTCATTTTGATGCTTGCCCGCGTTCTAGCCTCCTTTTCACATGGCACATTCTTCGGGGTCGGTTCTATCGTTGCGACACGCCTCGTCCCCCGTGAAAAACAAGCGAGCGCAATCGCCATGATGTTCGCAGGGCTTACACTCGCTAACATTCTCGGCGTCCCTTTCGGCACCTTTATCGGACAAATATGGGGGTGGCGCTCCACCTTCTGGGTTGTAACGGCTCTCGGTATCCTGTCCCTAATCGGGATTGCCCTTCTCGTTCCGCGAATGCAAGGAGATACGCTTTCCGATTTTCGTCAAGAAATCCGCGTTCTTAGAAGCAAGCAGGTTATGCTGGCACTGCTCATGACGATACTGGGGTTTGGCGGAGTATTCACGGCCTTTACCTACATCGCTCCGATATTAACCGATATCACGGGATTTGGCGCTCGCGCGGTTACTCCGATCTTGCTCCTATTCGGCGTCGGCATGACGATCGGCAATACCGTTGGAGGCAGAATGGCGGATTGGAAGCTGATGCCGTCAATCACAGGAATGCTGGCGCTCTTGACCACAGTTCTGGCAGTGTTTTCGCTAACCAGCAGCTATAAAATCCCTGCCGTACTTACGGTATTAGTCTGGGGGTTTGCCTCTTTCACGATCGTTCCTGCTTTCCAAATGCGGGTACTGGCAAAAGCCCAAGGCTCCCCAAGCATCGCTTCCGCTCTGAACATCAGCTCATTTAATCTGGCCAATGCCGGAGGAGCTTACCTGGGCGGATGGGTGATCGACAGCGGTCCGGGGCTTGGCTCACTGCCATGGGTAGCTGCAGCCGTTACCGCCGCTGGGCTCCTGGTTACCTTAATCAGCTGGTCGCTGGATCAGCGGGAGGCTGCGCCTTCGATGCCTGCTGAGCATGTGCAGAACTTATAA
- a CDS encoding SDR family NAD(P)-dependent oxidoreductase, with product MELNLKGKTALVTGSTEGIGRAIAEALSKEGVSVLINGRSADKVSKVVQEIKELYPNANPQPAAADLGTESGCQELINRGFDIDILVNNLGIFKPAEYFEIPDEEWFKFFEVNIMSGVRLTRHFLQQMLQKNEGRVIFIASEAAIMPSQEMAHYSATKTMQLSLSRSLAELTTGTRVTVNTVMPGSTLTEGVETMLNSLYPNEGLSIEEAEVKFMKENRPTSIIERLIRPEEIANFVTFLSSPLSSAINGAALRIDGGLVRSVF from the coding sequence ATGGAGCTCAATTTAAAAGGAAAAACAGCGCTTGTCACCGGTTCGACGGAAGGAATAGGCAGAGCGATCGCCGAGGCCTTGTCCAAGGAAGGCGTATCTGTACTGATCAACGGACGGAGTGCAGATAAGGTGTCTAAAGTTGTACAAGAAATAAAGGAATTGTATCCTAATGCAAATCCTCAGCCTGCCGCCGCTGATCTGGGGACGGAAAGCGGTTGTCAGGAGCTGATTAATCGGGGATTTGACATTGATATCCTCGTCAACAACTTAGGGATTTTTAAGCCGGCGGAGTATTTCGAGATTCCGGACGAAGAATGGTTTAAGTTTTTTGAAGTGAATATTATGAGCGGAGTCCGGCTGACGCGGCACTTCCTCCAGCAAATGCTGCAAAAAAATGAAGGAAGAGTCATCTTTATCGCCAGCGAAGCCGCGATTATGCCTTCTCAGGAAATGGCTCACTACAGCGCGACTAAAACAATGCAGCTTTCGCTCTCTCGGAGTCTGGCTGAACTGACTACAGGCACCCGCGTTACTGTCAATACTGTAATGCCGGGTTCAACGCTAACCGAAGGGGTGGAGACTATGCTCAATTCCTTATACCCGAATGAAGGTCTCAGCATAGAGGAAGCGGAAGTCAAATTTATGAAGGAAAATCGGCCGACCTCCATTATAGAGCGCCTGATCAGACCCGAAGAAATCGCTAATTTCGTCACCTTCCTGAGCAGTCCGTTGTCCTCGGCAATCAACGGTGCGGCATTGCGGATTGACGGGGGATTGGTGAGAAGTGTTTTCTAA
- a CDS encoding ferredoxin — protein sequence MGKYVVVKKDSCIACGSCGASAPDIFDFDDDGLAEVIYEGDNNRGVTLIAADLQEDLQDAVDSCPTSCIKTSANAFA from the coding sequence ATGGGAAAATATGTAGTGGTTAAGAAAGATTCTTGTATTGCTTGCGGAAGCTGCGGTGCTTCGGCTCCGGATATTTTTGATTTCGACGATGACGGTTTGGCGGAAGTCATTTACGAAGGGGACAACAACCGCGGTGTGACGCTGATTGCAGCTGATTTGCAGGAAGATCTGCAGGATGCCGTCGACAGCTGTCCGACAAGCTGTATCAAGACTTCTGCTAATGCTTTTGCATAA
- the nifB gene encoding nitrogenase cofactor biosynthesis protein NifB — MEPALARHPCYNEEAHHHFARMHAAVAPRCNIQCHYCNPKFDCVNESRPGVVSKIITPQEAFDKVSQIAASLPNLSVVGIAGPGDPLANPEATFDTFRLIAKAFPDIHLCLSTNGLMLPDYIDEICELGIRHVTVTLNAVDANIGSQIYAFVRYNGTLYKGKEAAALLMKRQLEGIKGLTERGILCKVNSVLIPGVNDAHLVEVTREVKKLGAFSHNIMPLILSPGSRFQKDGFRTPALEEITKVQHESSRIMPVMRHCRQCRADAVGLLGSDLSQNPEMLPPKQGYSAKQREKLQQDILSRMKQTEAGAAADWSEDEWSNAVRIAVATRGSNVINQHFGHAKEFLIYDVLERDIRLVGVRKVQAYCNGTADCSSGEEPSSPLSETLEMLKDCKMLLCSGIGKAPSERLLQAGIIPLIKKGNIDEQLLESTRYLGYFKKD; from the coding sequence ATGGAGCCAGCATTGGCGCGTCACCCTTGTTACAATGAAGAAGCCCATCATCACTTTGCCAGAATGCATGCTGCGGTTGCGCCGCGATGCAACATTCAGTGTCATTATTGCAACCCCAAGTTTGATTGTGTCAATGAAAGCAGGCCGGGGGTCGTAAGTAAGATCATTACTCCACAGGAAGCCTTCGACAAGGTTAGTCAGATTGCGGCAAGCTTGCCCAATCTCTCTGTAGTTGGTATCGCGGGGCCGGGCGATCCGTTGGCGAATCCTGAGGCAACCTTCGATACCTTTCGGCTCATTGCCAAGGCCTTCCCTGATATTCACTTGTGCTTAAGCACGAACGGGCTGATGCTGCCGGATTATATTGATGAAATTTGTGAACTGGGCATCCGTCACGTAACGGTTACGCTCAACGCAGTTGACGCGAATATCGGCAGCCAGATTTATGCTTTTGTAAGGTACAACGGAACCTTATATAAAGGAAAGGAAGCAGCCGCTTTATTAATGAAGCGACAGTTGGAAGGGATTAAAGGGCTGACGGAAAGAGGGATTCTGTGCAAGGTAAATTCCGTTCTCATACCAGGCGTAAACGACGCGCATCTTGTAGAAGTTACCCGGGAAGTGAAGAAATTGGGGGCTTTTTCTCATAATATTATGCCGCTTATTTTGTCCCCGGGAAGCAGGTTTCAAAAGGATGGCTTCAGGACGCCGGCGTTGGAGGAAATCACCAAGGTGCAGCACGAATCGTCTCGTATCATGCCGGTCATGCGTCATTGCAGGCAGTGCAGAGCAGACGCTGTCGGGCTGCTTGGTTCCGACCTCAGCCAGAATCCTGAAATGCTTCCTCCTAAACAAGGATATTCGGCCAAGCAGCGCGAGAAGCTTCAGCAAGACATTCTCTCAAGAATGAAACAGACTGAAGCGGGTGCGGCTGCAGACTGGAGTGAAGACGAATGGAGCAATGCCGTGCGCATTGCCGTTGCCACAAGAGGCTCCAATGTAATCAATCAGCATTTTGGGCATGCCAAGGAATTTCTCATCTATGATGTTCTAGAACGCGACATTCGTCTCGTAGGGGTCCGCAAGGTGCAGGCCTATTGCAATGGAACGGCGGATTGCAGTTCAGGCGAAGAACCTTCCTCACCGCTGTCGGAGACGCTTGAAATGCTCAAGGATTGCAAGATGCTGCTTTGTTCGGGAATAGGTAAGGCTCCAAGCGAGCGGTTGTTGCAGGCGGGCATCATCCCATTAATCAAAAAAGGCAATATTGACGAGCAGCTGCTTGAGAGCACGCGTTATCTGGGCTATTTCAAGAAAGATTGA
- a CDS encoding NifB/NifX family molybdenum-iron cluster-binding protein, producing MKVAFASINGRSLDTHFGQCPSFSIFEFSEKGYKWLESRSVLDRPVNGEEHDKAEQRVKVIKDCKLLFVNNIGNDATKKVMKAGIMILKAEEGSELIPHLEKLLQMLKERPPLWLTKVLYHSEEQ from the coding sequence ATGAAAGTGGCGTTCGCATCCATAAATGGCAGGAGTCTTGATACTCATTTCGGACAGTGTCCGTCATTTTCTATATTCGAGTTTTCGGAAAAAGGTTACAAGTGGCTTGAATCAAGGTCTGTCCTGGATCGCCCTGTCAATGGAGAGGAACATGACAAGGCTGAACAGCGGGTTAAAGTCATTAAGGACTGCAAGCTGCTGTTTGTCAATAATATAGGAAACGATGCAACCAAGAAAGTAATGAAAGCGGGAATCATGATTCTTAAAGCTGAGGAGGGGTCTGAATTGATTCCACATTTGGAAAAGCTCCTTCAGATGCTTAAAGAGCGTCCTCCATTATGGTTAACGAAGGTTCTCTATCATTCGGAGGAACAATAA